In Achromobacter spanius, the following proteins share a genomic window:
- a CDS encoding hemin-degrading factor — MTNQDFNTRAEALRARNETLAASQPGLRARNLAQALGVSEAEWIAAGCGGVRSTALHGAPQDIFRELGTLGEVMALTRNDWCVHERHGAYLDIQADGPVGLVLGPDIDLRVFFTAWKSAWAVEQDGRHSLQFFDGAGVAVHKVYRTEATNAAAYDALVQKFAGDAQWPTLEAYAPATDADEVDDAASWREAWLGMKDTHEFFPLLRKFKVSRLAALAAAGEDLAQPVPAESVERMLQSAAESGLSIMCFVGNRGMIQIHTGPVQQLRRTGPWYNVLDPKFNLHLDTTAIASAWVVNKPTSDGWVTSLEVYAATGDLIVQFFGERKPGKPELTGWRELMVGLCGAPLAV, encoded by the coding sequence ATGACGAATCAAGATTTCAACACCCGCGCTGAAGCACTGCGCGCCCGCAACGAAACGCTGGCCGCGTCGCAACCGGGCCTGCGCGCCCGCAACCTGGCGCAGGCGCTGGGCGTGTCCGAGGCGGAGTGGATTGCGGCGGGCTGTGGCGGCGTGAGGTCCACCGCGCTGCACGGCGCGCCGCAAGACATCTTCCGCGAACTGGGCACGCTGGGCGAAGTAATGGCCCTGACGCGCAACGACTGGTGCGTGCACGAGCGCCACGGCGCGTATCTGGATATCCAGGCCGACGGCCCGGTGGGCCTGGTGCTGGGGCCCGACATTGACCTGCGCGTGTTCTTCACCGCGTGGAAATCCGCTTGGGCGGTTGAGCAGGACGGCCGCCACAGCCTGCAATTCTTCGACGGCGCCGGCGTGGCGGTGCACAAGGTCTACCGCACCGAGGCCACCAATGCCGCTGCCTACGACGCGCTGGTGCAAAAGTTCGCGGGCGACGCGCAATGGCCCACCCTCGAAGCCTATGCGCCCGCCACGGATGCGGACGAGGTTGATGACGCGGCAAGCTGGCGCGAAGCCTGGCTGGGCATGAAAGACACGCACGAATTCTTCCCGCTGTTGCGCAAGTTCAAGGTGTCGCGCCTGGCGGCGTTGGCGGCGGCCGGTGAAGACCTGGCGCAGCCCGTGCCGGCGGAATCGGTTGAACGCATGTTGCAGTCGGCGGCGGAATCGGGCCTGTCCATCATGTGCTTCGTGGGCAATCGCGGCATGATCCAGATCCATACCGGCCCCGTCCAGCAACTGCGCCGCACCGGCCCTTGGTACAACGTGCTGGACCCGAAGTTCAACCTGCATCTGGACACCACCGCCATCGCGTCGGCCTGGGTGGTGAACAAGCCCACGTCCGACGGCTGGGTGACCTCGCTTGAGGTGTATGCCGCCACGGGCGACCTGATCGTGCAGTTCTTTGGCGAGCGCAAGCCCGGCAAGCCGGAACTGACGGGCTGGCGCGAATTGATGGTGGGCCTGTGCGGCGCGCCGCTGGCGGTTTGA